A segment of the Nitrosospira briensis C-128 genome:
GCGTGGCGCAGCATTGAGAGAACGGACCAGCCATCCCGGCTTGGAAGCATGACATCCAGGATGATCAAATCGTAATCGATATCGAGAGCCAGAAGCAGGCCCTCGTCGCCATTTTCCGTGGTATCGACAATATATCCTGACTCGGATAACCCTTTACTGAGAAAGGAGGAAGTCTTTTTTTCATCTTCGATGATCAGGATATGCATAATATGGCTGGAATTGTGGAACCTGACCCGGTTCAAAGTATAAGGGAACTGGAAATCACAACTAAATTCTGCGTTTAAGGCAGTTTGATTTTCCGCTTCAGCGCCTGATGCAAAAGGGTAATTCACCTGCTCGCGCCCTGCCGCAAAAACGATAGCCGAATAATGTGTTGTACCCGGCACGAGTTCTATTACTTTGATCGGGTTCGTGCGTCTATAATACTGATGATTTACCATAAAGATAATCTCAATTGCTTCCGCAGGTCATTCAAACTCGTCGCGTTGAGAATAAGGATTCTTTCTTATAAGAAGCAATTGCACGGGAAAAAACTCCGTACATCCCCATTCACCCATCAGTTTTCATCCATGCTTCCGGACACGACGACTTGGGCGTCGCCCCCCCATTTTGCCCCTTCGTACCTTCATCAGGAACTTTGATATATCTCGAACCATGAATCCGATTGAGTCGACATTTGCGACGATGCAATCATATCTTCCATCTATGCAACCAGCGCGGCCTCAGAGTTATCGCGCACGTTTCGTCACATACGAATGATTTACCTTGCGCCCGCAGCAATGCGATAATAAAGCGTTTATACATTGAGCAGATCAAAAGGTCTGGAAGAAGAATATGGCGAATTCCGCCTCGACTCTTATTATTCCCGTTGAAAATCAGGTGCGTGAACTGGACGCGAAACTCCTGCTGTCCTGCGTAGCGGCAGAGCGTGGTTTTCCGGTTATTCTCGGTTCGCGTGCGTTTGTCCATTTCGAGGTGGCGTCGCTTCCACGGGGGGTGTATTTGGCGAAAAGCATGCGCAGCCTGAGCAGTTCGATGTTCAGAATCTTGCGTTTGCTCGGACATGAAATCGTCGCATGGGAAGAAGAGGCGCTGGTTCACCCGCCCCCCGACACCTATTTCACCGTTCGACTGTCTCCGACGACAATCAGGAATGTGTCCCACATATTTGCCTGGGGCCAGGAAAATGTCGACTTGCTTCAGCAGTATCCGCAATTGCCCGCAAATATGCCTATCCATATTACCGGAAATCCTCGCGGGGATATATTACGGCCCGAAATGCGACCCTACTTTGATACGGAAGTAGAGAAATTGCGTAAACTTTACGGTAATTTCATTCTCATCAACACGAACTTTACTGAGGTAAACCCCTTCATTCCGAATGTTGGTTTGTTTGTGCCGTCGAAAGATGGGCAAAAGAAGTCCCGGCGCGGCCAGGCCGGGATTGGGATGAGCCGCGAATTTGCCGATGGATTATGGGATCATAAGCAGGCAATACTGGAGGATTTCAAGCAACTCATTCCCGCCCTCGAACGGGCTTTTCCTGATCTGACGATCGTCGTCCGGCCACATCCGAGTGAAAATTTCAAGGTATACAATGAGATCGCCGCCAAGTGCCGGCGAGTGAAAGTCATCAATGAGGGCAATGTCATCCCCTGGCTTCTGGCTGCGAAGACAATGGTGCACAATGGTTGCACGACGGGACTGGAGGCTTATGCGCTTGGGGTGCCCGCTATATCTTACCTTGCGACATTCAACGAGTATTATGACTATGAGTTTCAGGGCCTGCCCACCAAGTTAAGCTATCAGTCCTTCAATTTTGAAGAATTGCAGCATACCTTGACCGGAATTCTTGAAGGCAAACTGGGCGTCGCGGGAGGTGAGGAACGCAAAGCACTCATCGATTATTACCTGGCGGCTCAAAATGGGCGTTTGGCTTGCGAGCGCATCGTCGATATCCTTGAGGAGAATGGCTATGGTAGAAAGCAGCCGCCCTCACCCCCGATCGGAACATTTGTTCAGGGCTGGACACTTGCCAAGTTAAAAGCTTCGGTCACAAACTTGAACATGCGCCGTCCTGGCCCCAACCGGCTTTCGTACCATGACCATCGCTTCCCCGAGATCACGGTTGCGGAGATCGAACAGAAGATCGGGCGTTTTGGCCATTTATTGAATCGTTTCGGCAATATCAGAGTCAAACAACATTCAAGACACCTGTTCAAAATCCAGGGTTAGCCAATCTTCGAACTAAACCTCAGGACCTCTTTCAAAAAAACTTTCCGAATCCGTCCGATATAGTGGCGGCAGTCGCCAAAGATGGGTTCGGGTTTTATATTTATTTCATTTGCAATCAAAGGATAGTCGTAAATCATTTATGAAGAAACCAAAAATCATTGCTGAAATAGGCTGTAATCATAAGGGGGACATGGAGATCGCCCGCGAAATGATAGGAATCGCGGCAACATTTGCGAAATGCGATTTCGTAAAATTTCAAAAGCGTTCGAACAGGGAATTACTTACCCCTGAAGAATATGGCGCACGCCATCCTAACCCCCAAAACAGTTATGGGGAAAGCTATGGCGCGCATCGCGAATTTCTCGAATTCGACATGGATCAGCATCGACAATTACAACAATGGTGCCAAGAGGTCGGGATCGGCTACTCGACGTCGGTCTGGGATCTTACCTCGGCAAAAGAAATTGCCAGCCTCAACCCGGAATTCATCAAGATACCCTCGGCATGTAATCTCAATTTTCCCATGCTGCGGTATCTTGCCGACCATTATGGCGGTGACATTCACATATCCGTGGGCATGACGACCCCTGCTGAACAAGAGCAGATCGTGCAATTGATGGAAAAGTGCGGCGCCGCCGACCGAGTTGTTCTGTACGCCTGCACGTCCGGATATCCCGTTCCTTTTGATCAGGTCTGCCTGCTGGAAATACAGATCCTCAATGATAAGTTTGGCTCCCGCGTCAAGGAAATCGGATTCTCCGGTCACCATCTTGGCATTGCCGTTGATATTGCAACCGTGGTTTTAGGCGCATCCTGGATTGAACGGCATTTCACATTGGACCGGACCTGGAAGGGAACCGACCATGCCGCTTCGCTGGAACCGGACGGGCTGCGCAGGCTGGTTCGAGATGTTCGCAACGTCTGCAAGACATTACGGGTCAAGGAAAATGAAATGACAGAGATCGAGCTTTCGCAGCGCGACAAGCTCAAACGCGTGCAGGGAGTTCACTTCAACTGATGCGTTGGGTAGCTCTCCTGCCTCTGCATGGAAACTTCGAATCGATTCCGATTCTCCGAAATGCTACGCGCCATATTGCGGGACGGCCGTTATTCGCCTGGGTCCTGGAGCAGGCCATCGCATCCGGGTGTTTCGACACCATTTATGTCATTACTGACTCATCGGTGGAGATTCGCAAAAAAATATCCGATGAATTTCCGGCGGCTGATAAGACGATAGAGGTTCTGGATTACTCCGCCGTGAAGGATGACGACAGCATGGACAGTGCGCTGCTTGAGTTTCAGCAGAGGATCCCTTTTGATGTCGTATGTCTGGTTCAGGCCGCTTCGCCCCTCACGCGGGCGGAAGACTTTCGTGCCGCCAAGCATAAATTTCTCTCTGAAAACCTGGATTCCCTTTTAACCGCCGTGCAGTCCAAACGCTTCTTTTGGACCCCGGCAGGTGCGCCGGTTGACCATGACCCCCGGAAACGCCCTGTGCCCAAAGATATTGAAGGGTATCTGGTGGAAAATGGCGCTTTCTATCTAACCGGGGCGAAATCGCTCAGAGATCACGGCTGCCGTTTAGGTGGCCACATCGGCATCCATGAAATGGCTGCTGAGGCTGCAATCGAGGTGATCGATGAAGCAGCCTGGACGGCGGTAGAGCAGCTTTTGTTGAAACAAAACCGGATATCGGCGAAAGCTCGCACCTCACAGGTTAAAGTGTTGGTGCTTGACGTGGACGGTACACTGACCGACGCCGGAATGTATTATGGACCCGCCGGTGAAGCACTGAAGAAATTCAATACGCGCGATGCCCACGGCTTGCAGCTGTTGCGTGAAAATGGGATCAGCGTGTGCGTTATCAGCAGCGAGGATAGCCCTGCCGTCGCAGCCAGAATGAAGAAACTGCGCATTGATGAATATTATCCAGGTGTACAGAATAAACTCCCGCTTCTCCTGGAGTTGGCACAACGCTGGGGCATTTCCCTGCAAAATATCGGCTACGTCGGCGACGACCTCACCGATCTGAAGTGTTTAAGCCGGGTGGGTAGTGCTTTTTGCCCAGCGGATGCCGTTCCGGAAATTCTGCGGCAAGTTCACTACGTCTGCAAGCACTCTGGCGGCCATGGTGCGGTCCGCGAAGTTTGCGATCTGATTCTTCAATCAAGCGAAACGACACCTTACAGGTCTGCCGAAGCAGAGGCATACTTATGATCCCAGATAATTCATTGGGCGGCTCTGCGAGCCTACGCGAGTGCTGGCGGTCAGTTTGCGGCCATTTTCGCCGCTTGCTCGGCGTCCATAGACCAAGCTATGGACTTCTCTCAACCGGCAAAATTGTCTCGCAACCTGCCTCGCCATCATCTCGCGTCCTAATGGATTATCTGGGATGATCCCTGGTTCGCCCATATAAGGTCCAATCCCGGCATCGACGCTTGAGCGATGCTAACGCATTACGCCTCGCCGCAACAGTCTCCACGAAACTTTAAGACCCCAAAGCAGCGGATGGCGCCGCAACAAGGGGGTTACCTCGACACGGACCCCGGTATGACGCTCTATTTTCCAGGCAGCATAATTAATACTGTCGTGGAAAGTGAATGCCGCCTTTGAAAGCCGCAGTACAGACAGGATTTTCCCCTGCCAACGGCGTAATCGCCAACGCCATAATGAGCCGCGCCGCTCTGCCGCCCCCGTTAAACATCGATAATTTCCGTCTGGCAATACCTCTAGCGTTTCCGCTAATGCCGATGCGGCGCATCGGGTCAAGCGTGCGTAGTCATCCAGATTGAGCTCCACGAGCTGGCGGGCACGCGTCGACCGCTCAGGCCGCAATTCCGCCGCATAGGTCTGGGTCAATCCGTTGGTCCAGATTGCCTCGGCGCTCACTGCCGGCGACTCCAGCAACGGAAGGCTGGCTTCGAGAAATGTTATCACCGCATGGGCCAGCGCTCGATTGACCCGCATGCGAACCGTTTCGTCACGTGCATACAGCAATCGGGAGGGCTGAGCAAAACGCGCCCATAGATAGGGGTGAAACCAGTGTTGGGTGCCTTGCTCAAAATCCGCCATCGAAACCACCGCGTACTTGGCACGGAACTTCCTTTCCTGGGCGGACGCCTCGAGAAAAAATACGTTTGGCGGCAGCCAGGCATTTAGAACGGCCAGGTAATGCTCTGGATAAGCTTCGCTGTAGCTGTTCACCACGGCGTAGAAATCCACCACCCCATCACCGATCTCGTGGGAACGCAGGCAAGATCCATAAAGCAGTACCGCTTCCAGCGATGACCCGAAACGGGTTTTCAACGCCTCGACGAGGATAAGAAAATCCGCCGATACCACTTTCGAACTCAGCGAGGCCATTTCTGAGATCAAGTCGTCCGGGAGCTGCCGATCGGGTACTGAGGTGTTGCTTGTCATATCATCCTACATCCGGTAGTTGGACGGGGTGAAGTGTACGGTTTTTGGGGTGCAGGGCAAGGCGCAACGACGTGGAATGCGACCGCGCAGGGCGGAGCAGTGCCTTCCGCAGGAAGGTGCGACCCCGAAGCGGGATGCGGGCGTCCCCTTGCGTGTGGAGCGCGATCGCGGTATTCCCTGCGCTGCCCGATCCCCGCTTCGCGGGGCCTCTCGGGCGACGCTTTGGGGCGCCGCTCCATTCCAAGGAGTTGCAACGCAGCCATGTGTCGCAAAAACCGTGCAATTCGCCCCGTAGCGACCTCACCCGGAAGGTGAGCGTCAAATAATATGAAATATTGTTATTAATCACGACACTGATCTATTAAATGAGCGGTCAACTACCGGATTTAGGATCATGAACCGGCGTTTGCGCTATTCGCTACCAAAAAGCTGACCGGACCCGCTGCGGTAATACGCAGCGGTCCATCTTGACTCGCCGCACGGTAGGATTCACCATCGACAATATAATCGTCATCCATCCGCAGTTCCAACACCCTGTTATTACAGCTGTGATAGCCGTTTTTTTCCTTGAGGAGATCTCCGCGACCTGAAAGTAATTGAAACAATGAGCGTAAGGGGCGCTTTGACTGCTGACGGACAAACGTCACATGTAACGGCTCCTGCTCTTGTCCCCAGTAGGGACGCATGCCGAACAGCAATCGATCGAGGGTACTTGCGAAGAGAAACGCGAAGGTGCCGCGGTGCAACTCAATACCCTTGTCGATAATTGATAACTGAACCGGTGCCCATGCTCCGTGCCGCCGCCCTAAAATCAAACCGATAATGTATCCTATGGTGATGATAGCTGAATAAATTTCTCCAGTGATACCCAATTGTTTTATTTTGCTCTGGGAGAATATTACTGCCCGGGCAATAAGCCCGACACCGAAGAACATCCCATAAACCTTTGCCGCTTCGCTTTGTTCGATGCACAGCACATGACGCTCCAGCAGCAAGGGGGGCGTCTGCTTCAGCAGATAATCCCGCAACTGCTGAAGAATAGACTCCGGGCTGCCGCTGATGCCCAGATCCAAAGCTGTCATGTTGGTTGTCCCCCCCGGCACGACCGTCAACATGGGCCATTTTGCAAGGGGTTGCGTGGCAAACAAGTGACATAACACGCCCTGTACCGTACCGTCTCCGCCAACGATTATCAGCAAATCGATACCGGCATCTATAAAGGCATCCACCGATGCGTTAATCTCCGGTGCATTGGTCACTTCTCTGCAGACAGCGCCCGGAATCTCCGTGAGCGCTCGCCTTATCGCATCTTTACGTTTGCGAATACGTCCGCTGAGAGGATTGAAAAGCAACCCGGTCGCAGGTGCTCCAGACCTCAATCTATCCATGCGTGACTTTTCTATCATTTACCTTAACCGTTAAAGGGACAAAAATACGAACAGCAAGTTTTCCATCATCCCGACCCGGCACAATTTCCTCAAACCATGATCGCAAAGGACCGTGAAGCCGCCGCGCTTGCCAACCCATCATTAATCGGAGAGCAAGAAACGCCGTTGAGACCAGATGCCAGATGACCACCGACCAGAGGCCAATGTCAGGCCTGTCCATGAGCCAGCCGAACGTCAGCAGGATGAGGTTGGGATTACGCCGGGCAGTGATGAGCCGGCTAAAAGAATCCAGCGGTCGCCAGATGAAGATATCAAATGACCCAACCCAGAATTGGAACGCCCCTTCACACAAGCGGCCGCCAATATAGCCGATAAGTATCAACCAGAACAATACCGTCAGGGTGAATGGCTGCGTTAACGCCGCCGCCAACCCTACACCCCAGGCAATATACCAGAGCGGCGGATGAATGATATCCAGACCATGATCGAGCACATCCCCCAAGCGGCTTGAGGTGACAGTGACTCGCGCCAATTTTCCGTCAACGGTGTCCAGAAAGGTCATCAGCCACCCCATCACCAGCCCCGAACCATAGTAGCCATGCCAGAACGCAACCCCTGCCAGTACGGCAAACACAAGACTGAGCAGCGTAACGTGATTAGGCCGTATACCGAAGCGTACGCAAAAGCGTACAGTCCAGAATGCGGGAACCGGCCAGAGCCATTTTGTCACGAGATCAGTCACACCCTTGTAAGATCGCGTAAACAGTTCGGATTCGAGCGTTTGCCGGTTATCATTGTTGATAGGGAAAACGTACGGAGGGTCTCTCTTCTTGAGATTTTGCCGGAGGCTTGATAAATCGAGGTCCTTCAGCGCATAAAGCGGGAAGTCGGAAAAAGTTCGCCCATCTTCTCCATCCACAAAATCCGCCAGTACATGATGCACATCACCCTCGATAATCCGGATCGCGGCGGGTTGACCCTGATTGCTGCAGAGCACAAGGTTTGTTTTTGCGTTAATCAACGCCGCCAATACCCTGGCATCGAATAGATGATCCGCACGAAGCACCAGTGCCGATGCATGCACCGGAATCTGCTCGGGATCATCGACCAACCGGGTCTGCGAAAAGGGCTTCAACATGCGCTGCAAGCGCTCGCGGCCGCTCAAGCCCCAGATATTCGTCTCACTATCGCCGACGATATAGATGTAAACTGACTTTGGCATATTTCGAGTTGTTTGTCTGATTGTGGTCTGGTTTTAGAAATTTTGAACAGCCTCTACGGAGCGCTTGGGTGGCAACCGAGCTGGCCAAGACTGGAAAGGGCGTAAAGCGAACATGAAGGCTGCGGATCGGCCTTGAAAGCCCGGACGTGAAACGCAATGAACGTCCGATACCGAAACCCGAAGGAAGACCAGCGCAATGGGATACGCTGGGGACGGTCTGCTTCATCAGGCTCCAGGCGAGGCAGGCTGGCACTATTTACGTCTTTTGCCTGAAGATGACATTCTCACGATGCCACTACACCTCGCGCCCAGGAGGGACTTGTTCAGAATTCCTTCATATTTGTTTGGCTGGGGAAGTTGTGCAGATTGCGGTATCAGTAACACGGCGAAGATGATCAGAAATGGATGCGGTCTTGTAACCTAATGACGGAAAATAAGCAAGAAGCCCTAAAAAATTCGCCGCAACCAGAAACTCGCAAGAGCGATCAGCACCAACCCGGGCAATAGCGCGGTTAGCGCCGGGTTCAGGTGCAGCAGCAAACCCGCATTGGCAATAATCTGATCAAACAGGTAGACGCTGATACCGAGCATGGACGCAACGACGAGTCTGTTGGCAAGACCGGCCCGTACCGATCCGAAAACAAACGGTATCGAAAGCAGTAACATTGCAATTGTCGTCAATGCGCCGCCGACCTTCCGCCATAAGGCAAGTGCATAAGCATCCGCTTCTTGACTGGTAGCGCGTAAAAAACGGACATGCAGAAACAGATCGATCGGCGAAAGACTCTCCGGAGGCTTCGTCAGCGTCGAAATATCATCCGGATTCAGAAATGATTTCCACTGCATCGAATTCGTGCTTACGGATTCTATCCGGTTTTCGGTAAACGTTTTAGTGGTAACGTCGTTAAATTCCCACAGATCACCATCAATGAAAACTGCATACTTAGCGTAGGTATAGGTCAGCAGAAGGCCATTGTCGTCAAAATGCATTAGCTCGACATCCGCTGCTTTCCCCGCATGCAGCATCTCACCGATACGCAATATATTTCGTTTGTCCCGGGTCCAGATACCCAGTTGCTTCCCAAGCGCGGCGCTCTTCTCAAGCGCAACGGCCCGCGAAGAAATAGCCTTCTGCTGCAATTGGGGAGCGACAAATTGATCCAGTACCATGGTAACCAATAAAAGGACCAACCCAACCGCAAGTGGAGGAAGGCTGATACGGGTTGGGGATAGACCTGCCACGCGCAATGCTGTCAACTCTGACCCGACCGCCAGCCGACCCAATGCGACAACATTACCCAGCAACACGATGAAAGGCGCAAGCTGAATAAATCTGCGCGGCAATAGTAAGGCCGTATTCAGGAACGCGTCCTCGACTTGATAGGTGCCCTTGCCGACATCACCAAGCTGATCAAGCAAGTCGAGAAAACCAAATAGCGGCAGGAGTATCACCGTAGCGATTCCCAGACCCATGACGATCTGAAACGCCAGATAGCGATTGATTATCGTCATCTGCGCAGAAATAACTTCTGCCGGAACCCGGTAGATAGCAGGCTGAACGCAAACAGGGCCATCAATATATAAAGCCACCAGACACCGGGTACTCTGCTGACAGTACCCTGCTCGACCCAGGTCTGGGCTAATCCACTCAGGATATAGTAGATCGCGAAAACGGCGGCTGCACCATAAAAAGACCTTTCACTTTTTCCCTGACGAGGGGAAGTACGGCTGAATGGCACGGCGATAAGGGCCAGGAGAATCGTAGCAATAGGACGTGAAATCCGCCATTGGAATTCAGCAACGTCACGCGGCTGATCGGATTTCATCAACGTGGCCGTGGCCGTCGCCTTTCGTCTGTAATTCAGTATATTTCCGCTATCGGTAAAATAGACCAATTTCTCGAAGTGGACGACAGTATCCTTCGTTCCTGAATGCATGAGCCGGTAAATGGAACCGTCCAGCAAATGTATCTGGGGCCGTTGGCCCGCTATGGGCTCCTGCTGATAGGCCTCCTTGGCCACTATGATCTCGCTGATTCCATCTTTATTCATGTAGTGGAATACATCTTTCATTTGCTTACCGGCGCCATCCTTGGTTTGAATGTAAACCACTCTGCCATTGCCCTTGCCTTTGCCCTCGCTCCCATAAAAACGCCCAGCCTGGAATCGATCCATGTTTAATTCCGCCTCTGCCTGTGCGCTCATCAAGTAACTTTCTTCATATGCCCATGGACGCACGAATACGGAAAGAAGCCCGCTGGCAATTCCCACAGGAATGGCAACGATAAGAACAGCAAAGATTATGCGATTTTCGCTGACACCGGCGGAACGTAAGACGCTGATTTCCTGATCTCTATATAAACGCCCAAGCCCCATGACTACCGCGACATACAAGGAAATCGGCATCAACACTTCCAACGCGATCACCGTCTTAAGCAGCACCACCTTCAGCATGGCGCCAACGCCGAGCGACTCCGACATTGCCCCGGCCAGAAAATTGGCACTGCTGAAGCTCGAGAACAATGTCGACAGGATTACGGCTATTACCGTAAACGGCATCAACAATTCCCGCGTGATGTATCGATCGATTATCTTCACGGATTTCTTTGCCGCTATGCTATGTAATGAGACAGCCTTTAAGGCTAGGGGATAAGGTCATGCGAATCTGCCTGCTCTTGAGCAAGCGGTGCCGCTCTCGCCAGAACGGATTCCACAAGCAGCATATCTTCAACCTTATCGACATCGACACCAGCCTGCGGGTATGGCAAAAACACCGGCCGCACTCTGATGCCGGTTTTGGCTAAAACCGCTTTCAATCCCTTATCAACTGTCAATATCCCCAGCAAATAGGAAAGGACCGTCATGAACCCAAAAGTGCGGGAGATCAATAACCACGGGCGTTTGCGCAGATCTTCCGCACGCTGCCAGAATGAAACCAGACCCCTTCCCCGATGATTGAGAAACGCATAAAGATTGCAACCACAGACCCCGCCATCCTGTAGTCGTATTACGGTTCGTTTTACGCCCGGAAACGCGGCCGCGACATCTTCATGCCTGACCACGCCTACCGTTGCATCACTGTGTGCCGTTAGCGATTTGCTTAAAAAATACTGCACGATAGAGGGTGTCAATAATGCGTGATCCGCTGTCGTCAGCAAGACAGGCGCGTCCTGATCAATCTGTTCGAGGCCGCTGTTTGCGCTTCGACTGGGGGAATCCAGATTCGGTAGCCAGATAACGCGCCCGCTTTTAACGCGCTCCTCCAACTCCGGGCAATCGGGGAGAATGGAAGCCGGCGGACCCAGTATGACGATTGTTTTCACCATATCGCTGGCTTCCAGCGCATCCAATACGCGGATGATCATCGGCGTGCCGCAAATGGGTGCGATTGCCTTGCAGGCCACGCCGGTTTTACCCGCGACGGGATCATTGGCAGCGCGATCCGCCGCCAGCACCAGCGCGATAAACTGATCCGTTTTCATTTTGAATCCCTGGTTTGGCGTTCGATTTGGTGTTCGTGCGCGTTGATCACAGCGTTTTTCCATAGATGCGATAACGCTTATACTGCCGGCAGCCCAAGCTATCCAGAACCGCGCGCATGGGTTTGTTATCCTCGAGTACCCATGACAATTCCACTGCCTCAACGCCCACTGCACGCGCCAGTTTCTTCGGCGCGTCGATTACCATAAAAGCCAGCGCCATGCCGAGCGGGGTATTATGGAACTGCTTGCGCACCCCCATCAAAGGTATACGGCCCGTGCGTACCGCTCCTCTGGATTTTATCCGGCTCAGCTTCACCCAGCCAAACGGGAACAGGCTTCCGTCAAGCTCGGCAAAAATTTCGTTGAGGTTCGGCAAAGCCACCATGAATGCGGATGGAACGCCATCCACCTCGGCAATCTGAATGCAATCATCGGGTACGAGCAAACGAAGACTGGTACCGAGTTCGGCAAACTCAGCCTTGGTAAAAGGAACGAATCCCCAGTTTTCCGACCAGGCATCGTTGAATATATCACGCAGTATTTCCATTTCCTCGCTAAACCTGTCGCGGCGTAGCGGCCTCAGACGTACCTGATCCGAAAATTTTGCGATCAGGGCGCTCATCAAGCGGGGCACCTTGAAGTCCACCTCCACCCAGTAGGCGAGCATATCCTTTACCGGCTGGTAGCCCTGCTCTTCGAGTAACCGGCCATACCACCGGCGCGAATGCGGCATCATTACCATTGGAGGCGTATCGAAACCATCCACCAGGACGCCGCATTCCTGATTAATGGATAAATTGAACGGCCCGGTTACGTGCCGGGTATGCCGGGCAGCCAGCCATTCCTCAGCGGCACGCACCAATACGGCGGCCACTTCTGCATCATCTATACACTCGAACAATCCGAAATGCCCCGTTTCCGGGCCATAGCGCTGTCGATGAAGTTGATCAATTTGAGCGCTGATCCTTCCCACGGGTTGGTTATTCCGGTAGGCGATCCAGGCCTGCCATTCACCATGCTTGAAGAATGGATTGAATCTTGAAAAATGAAACCGTCGCTCCAGGCGCAATGGTGGCACCCACATGGGGTCATCGGCGTAAATGCGCCAAGGAACGTCAATAAACACGCCAATGTCATTTCGACTCGTAACCGGATGGGTGGTGACCGCCTGGCGGGCTGGCTGGGAGGAATCATCCATGAGATAGCGTCGACGGATGCGAGTAATTCGCTAAAATGATGTCCAGCCCAAGAGAAAACAAATTTGATTCAATCTGCACGGAGTGTGGCAATATCTCTTCTCGTTTGTAACCGTATTTGTGTGAAATCCGCTGAACCTCAGCGCGTGGTGTAAAGTTGGGTGATAGGCAAAAATTCGTTAACTCGACACGTTGATGTCGTATCATATTATAATTGCTGGTTTGAAACGTAGCACGGATTTCAATAATTTACTGCGTGACGGAGTACGCATTAGACATAATGGACTCTGTTTATGGATAGGGTCGTTAGGCCATATAAATAACAAACGTTGCCATTATGGGATTTACCATCATTTGTGGCAACAGCTTGATTAGCCGGCGAGCGGCATCAAAGAAGCGCTG
Coding sequences within it:
- a CDS encoding surface carbohydrate biosynthesis protein, whose protein sequence is MANSASTLIIPVENQVRELDAKLLLSCVAAERGFPVILGSRAFVHFEVASLPRGVYLAKSMRSLSSSMFRILRLLGHEIVAWEEEALVHPPPDTYFTVRLSPTTIRNVSHIFAWGQENVDLLQQYPQLPANMPIHITGNPRGDILRPEMRPYFDTEVEKLRKLYGNFILINTNFTEVNPFIPNVGLFVPSKDGQKKSRRGQAGIGMSREFADGLWDHKQAILEDFKQLIPALERAFPDLTIVVRPHPSENFKVYNEIAAKCRRVKVINEGNVIPWLLAAKTMVHNGCTTGLEAYALGVPAISYLATFNEYYDYEFQGLPTKLSYQSFNFEELQHTLTGILEGKLGVAGGEERKALIDYYLAAQNGRLACERIVDILEENGYGRKQPPSPPIGTFVQGWTLAKLKASVTNLNMRRPGPNRLSYHDHRFPEITVAEIEQKIGRFGHLLNRFGNIRVKQHSRHLFKIQG
- a CDS encoding N-acetylneuraminate synthase family protein codes for the protein MKKPKIIAEIGCNHKGDMEIAREMIGIAATFAKCDFVKFQKRSNRELLTPEEYGARHPNPQNSYGESYGAHREFLEFDMDQHRQLQQWCQEVGIGYSTSVWDLTSAKEIASLNPEFIKIPSACNLNFPMLRYLADHYGGDIHISVGMTTPAEQEQIVQLMEKCGAADRVVLYACTSGYPVPFDQVCLLEIQILNDKFGSRVKEIGFSGHHLGIAVDIATVVLGASWIERHFTLDRTWKGTDHAASLEPDGLRRLVRDVRNVCKTLRVKENEMTEIELSQRDKLKRVQGVHFN
- a CDS encoding acylneuraminate cytidylyltransferase — encoded protein: MRWVALLPLHGNFESIPILRNATRHIAGRPLFAWVLEQAIASGCFDTIYVITDSSVEIRKKISDEFPAADKTIEVLDYSAVKDDDSMDSALLEFQQRIPFDVVCLVQAASPLTRAEDFRAAKHKFLSENLDSLLTAVQSKRFFWTPAGAPVDHDPRKRPVPKDIEGYLVENGAFYLTGAKSLRDHGCRLGGHIGIHEMAAEAAIEVIDEAAWTAVEQLLLKQNRISAKARTSQVKVLVLDVDGTLTDAGMYYGPAGEALKKFNTRDAHGLQLLRENGISVCVISSEDSPAVAARMKKLRIDEYYPGVQNKLPLLLELAQRWGISLQNIGYVGDDLTDLKCLSRVGSAFCPADAVPEILRQVHYVCKHSGGHGAVREVCDLILQSSETTPYRSAEAEAYL
- a CDS encoding diacylglycerol/lipid kinase family protein, which encodes MDRLRSGAPATGLLFNPLSGRIRKRKDAIRRALTEIPGAVCREVTNAPEINASVDAFIDAGIDLLIIVGGDGTVQGVLCHLFATQPLAKWPMLTVVPGGTTNMTALDLGISGSPESILQQLRDYLLKQTPPLLLERHVLCIEQSEAAKVYGMFFGVGLIARAVIFSQSKIKQLGITGEIYSAIITIGYIIGLILGRRHGAWAPVQLSIIDKGIELHRGTFAFLFASTLDRLLFGMRPYWGQEQEPLHVTFVRQQSKRPLRSLFQLLSGRGDLLKEKNGYHSCNNRVLELRMDDDYIVDGESYRAASQDGPLRITAAGPVSFLVANSANAGS
- a CDS encoding CDP-alcohol phosphatidyltransferase family protein; the encoded protein is MPKSVYIYIVGDSETNIWGLSGRERLQRMLKPFSQTRLVDDPEQIPVHASALVLRADHLFDARVLAALINAKTNLVLCSNQGQPAAIRIIEGDVHHVLADFVDGEDGRTFSDFPLYALKDLDLSSLRQNLKKRDPPYVFPINNDNRQTLESELFTRSYKGVTDLVTKWLWPVPAFWTVRFCVRFGIRPNHVTLLSLVFAVLAGVAFWHGYYGSGLVMGWLMTFLDTVDGKLARVTVTSSRLGDVLDHGLDIIHPPLWYIAWGVGLAAALTQPFTLTVLFWLILIGYIGGRLCEGAFQFWVGSFDIFIWRPLDSFSRLITARRNPNLILLTFGWLMDRPDIGLWSVVIWHLVSTAFLALRLMMGWQARRLHGPLRSWFEEIVPGRDDGKLAVRIFVPLTVKVNDRKVTHG
- the lptG gene encoding LPS export ABC transporter permease LptG, translating into MTIINRYLAFQIVMGLGIATVILLPLFGFLDLLDQLGDVGKGTYQVEDAFLNTALLLPRRFIQLAPFIVLLGNVVALGRLAVGSELTALRVAGLSPTRISLPPLAVGLVLLLVTMVLDQFVAPQLQQKAISSRAVALEKSAALGKQLGIWTRDKRNILRIGEMLHAGKAADVELMHFDDNGLLLTYTYAKYAVFIDGDLWEFNDVTTKTFTENRIESVSTNSMQWKSFLNPDDISTLTKPPESLSPIDLFLHVRFLRATSQEADAYALALWRKVGGALTTIAMLLLSIPFVFGSVRAGLANRLVVASMLGISVYLFDQIIANAGLLLHLNPALTALLPGLVLIALASFWLRRIF